A stretch of DNA from Candidatus Neomarinimicrobiota bacterium:
CACCCCGCGTATTCGATCCTCTCGTCCTCCTGTACTTATCCTGGACACGCATCTTTCAGCATCCTACGAGTTTACCTATTTGGATCTCTCTAACTTGCCGAATTTTGTGATCATGCCCTATAACCGGGGTTTTTTACTTCGAATAGGCGAGAATGGCAATCAAGTGATGCCTTTTAAAGATACCCCGAAACTCTTTAGTATGATGAAAGAGCATGAAAGATGGGGGCGCATATTAAAGGTATCATCCATACCTGACCTGAACCGTCAAATTATGGAACTGGGCTTTAAAGAATTGATCTGGGTTGCCGAAGGATTGCATGAGAAACGCATTGCCGCTCTGGCCGATGATATTAGCGAACGTGTTGGGACAAGAGTGATTTTTGTAGCTGGTCCATCTTCCTCTGGAAAAACCACATTCACCAAACGTCTGGCTATCCATTTGGCTGTTAATGGGATCCGATCGCGCTACTTATCCATGGATAACTATTTTCTGGATCGAGAAAAGATCACTCCCCAGGCTGATGGCTCATTGGATTTCGAAAATGTTGATTGTCTGGATCTTGCTGCTTTGACTCTGGACATCAAGCAACTGATCTATGGTCAACCCGTGTTCAAACGACGCTACGATTTTGTTAATGGGAAGCCGATAATATTGAAGGATACTTTCTGGTTAAACGATGGTGAAGTTCTGATCTTTGAAGGTATTCATGGTTTGAATCCAATCATTCACCAGGGAATTCCCGACGAAAGCTTCTACCGTGTGTATATAAGTGCGTTAACGCAGCTTAACATTGATAATACACATCCAGTTTCCACATCTGATGGACGACTGATTCGCAGAATTGTTAGAGATCATCGCTATCGGGGTTACAGTGCCGATCAGACAATTAGTCGCTGGAATTCAGTCCGGCATGGTGAATTGAGGAACATATTCCCCTTTCAAGAAGAAGCCGATATGATGTTCAATTCAGCTTTGATCTATGAACTATCCATTTTGAAGAGGTATGCCCTGCCCCTGCTACGTTCCGCAAGTAAGAACACAATTCGGGATAGATTAATCACCCTCCTTTCCCTGGTTCACACAATTCCTGATCGACATGTACCCGGCACTTCCATCCTCCGGGAATTTATTGGCAATAGTTATTTCACCTATTAGCATCATGAATGTCTTACTGGTACTTGGCGGTGCACAACCAACACAGCAGCTGCTGGCAACTGAGTTCGCCCGGGCTGACCTGACCATTGCCATAGATGGCGGTATGAAGGTCTTCCAGCAAGGCAACATGACTCCTCAACTATTGATCGGTGATCTTGATTCATATGATAAGCCTTTAAATAGTGGTTTAGAGATTCTTCAAGTTAGGGACCAGAATTCCACTGATCTTCAGAAAGCTTTTGTGTATGTGTTTAAGAATTATCAACCAGATGCGATTGTTCTTCTGGGAGCAACCGGAGGAAGAACAGATCACCTGGTAAATAATCTGCATATTTGTGCATCCATCGATTCGAAATGTCAGATTATCCTCAAGAATGACAACGATCTGGAAGCTGGTTTCACTATGGAAGAGCTTGTAAGAGTAACACCTGAAACGGAGACTGACTTAGAAGTCAATAACGGTGCTACTTTAAGTATCATTGCGGTTTCAGCTTTCAATGGGCTTCATTCAAAAGGTCTGAAGTGGGAAATTATTGACGCTAACTCCGATTCAGGTTATTTCAGTCAGAGCAATCTTGTAAATAGTGATAACCCTCGCATATCCCTGCATTCCGGGTGTGTCTATGTAGCTGTGTATCAGTAGATAACAGAACATACTTATGACATTACATTCGCTCGATATCTCGGTCCTTTTCTTGTACCTTTTAGCCGTCCTCTGGGTCAGTTACCGCAAAAAGTCAACTAATGAGACATCAGACTACCTGCTCATGGGTCGCAAGTTGTCGCTTCCGGCATTTGTCATGACCCTGGTTTCAACCTGGTATGGTGGTATTCTTGGAGTGAGTGAATTCAGCACAAGTTACGGTATTTCGAATTGGATCATCTTTGGTTTGCCCTACTATGTCTTCGGAATTGCATTTGCCTTCTTGGTGGCTAAACGTGCACGCCTGCTTAAAGTTAGCTCCCTACCTGAAATCATCAGTAAAGATTACGGCAATAATGCAGGACGCTTGGCTTCTGTCTGGGTCTTGCTGCTTGCCAGCCCGGCTCCCTACATTCTGACTCTTGGATTATTGCTGAATTTTTTCTTAGGTCTTTCACTTACGTTTAGCATTATACTCGGCACCGTTTTTTCATTGATATATATTTTACGCAGCGGATTTGTGGCAGTTGTCAATACGGACAAACTTCAATTCATGCTCATGTTCCTGGGATTCTTTGTCATCATCCTGGTTTTAATCATCGATTATAAAACTCCCTGGGAATTATGGTCAAGCCTCCCCCCTTCACATCGTTCGTTAACCGGAGGTAACAGTATTGCATATATTATTGTCTGGTTTTTTATTGGTTCCTGGACTCTGGTCGATCCTGGTTTTCATCAACGAGTTTATGCTACAAAGTCTCCGCAGATCGCAAAAAGCGGAATTCTCTGGGCAGTCGCATTCTGGTTCATCTTCGACATGATGACTACTTTGACAGGCCTGTATGCATTCGATTATCTACCCCCAGGTACCATCCCTGCACAGGCTTTCCTTCATCTGGGTCACTCAATTTTGCCCATTGGTTTACAGGGGTTGTTTTTTGTAGGAATTCTGGCCACGGTCATGTCCACTCTCGATAGCAACGCTTTGATATCAGGCATCACACTTGGAAAAGACATATTGGGAAGCTATGGAACACTTCATAAATTCACCACAAGATCTCTAATAAAAACCAGCATGATCATCGTCATGATTCTGGGAGTTATCCTGGCAATCCTGCTTCCTTCAGTCATCGATCTATGGTATACCTTCGGGACGATTGCCATACCTGCTCTGTTGCTTCCTACGTTGTTCAGTATCTTTAAAAGACCAATGACCAGAACCGCAGCAACCCTCAACCTGATCCTTCCCCCCCTTTTTGCGATCTTGTGGTTCCTTTTTGGAAAATCCGGTGATTATAGTTATTATTTAGGGCTGGAACCATTTTATCCAGGTCTTGGTTGCAGTCTGGTGATAGTGACAATATTCAACCGCAAAAAAAGGGAGCATTTGCATGCTGACCGATTTGAAAAATAAGAATGTCTTTATTACCGGAGCAAGTGCCGGGATTGGCGAGGCCTGCGCTCATATTTTTGCAGCCGCAGGAGCCAATTTAATCCTGACAGCTCGTCGATATAAACGACTTGCTAAGCTTGCAGATGTCCTGGAATCACAGTATTCAGTTGGTGTGTTACCTCTGGCACTGGATGTAACAAGCAGTACTGCTGTAGAAAAACTGATCTCCGAATTACCGGATG
This window harbors:
- a CDS encoding nucleoside kinase produces the protein MSNQFESYRHKTRTVVFLLSTAIKHIYGNKKTLIIDHSFGDGYYCILKEQKYCSQIELDAITHRMLELQKKYKKIKIRPAKAEDWKHLNTPRIRSSRPPVLILDTHLSASYEFTYLDLSNLPNFVIMPYNRGFLLRIGENGNQVMPFKDTPKLFSMMKEHERWGRILKVSSIPDLNRQIMELGFKELIWVAEGLHEKRIAALADDISERVGTRVIFVAGPSSSGKTTFTKRLAIHLAVNGIRSRYLSMDNYFLDREKITPQADGSLDFENVDCLDLAALTLDIKQLIYGQPVFKRRYDFVNGKPIILKDTFWLNDGEVLIFEGIHGLNPIIHQGIPDESFYRVYISALTQLNIDNTHPVSTSDGRLIRRIVRDHRYRGYSADQTISRWNSVRHGELRNIFPFQEEADMMFNSALIYELSILKRYALPLLRSASKNTIRDRLITLLSLVHTIPDRHVPGTSILREFIGNSYFTY
- a CDS encoding thiamine diphosphokinase; amino-acid sequence: MNVLLVLGGAQPTQQLLATEFARADLTIAIDGGMKVFQQGNMTPQLLIGDLDSYDKPLNSGLEILQVRDQNSTDLQKAFVYVFKNYQPDAIVLLGATGGRTDHLVNNLHICASIDSKCQIILKNDNDLEAGFTMEELVRVTPETETDLEVNNGATLSIIAVSAFNGLHSKGLKWEIIDANSDSGYFSQSNLVNSDNPRISLHSGCVYVAVYQ
- a CDS encoding sodium:solute symporter family protein, which translates into the protein MTLHSLDISVLFLYLLAVLWVSYRKKSTNETSDYLLMGRKLSLPAFVMTLVSTWYGGILGVSEFSTSYGISNWIIFGLPYYVFGIAFAFLVAKRARLLKVSSLPEIISKDYGNNAGRLASVWVLLLASPAPYILTLGLLLNFFLGLSLTFSIILGTVFSLIYILRSGFVAVVNTDKLQFMLMFLGFFVIILVLIIDYKTPWELWSSLPPSHRSLTGGNSIAYIIVWFFIGSWTLVDPGFHQRVYATKSPQIAKSGILWAVAFWFIFDMMTTLTGLYAFDYLPPGTIPAQAFLHLGHSILPIGLQGLFFVGILATVMSTLDSNALISGITLGKDILGSYGTLHKFTTRSLIKTSMIIVMILGVILAILLPSVIDLWYTFGTIAIPALLLPTLFSIFKRPMTRTAATLNLILPPLFAILWFLFGKSGDYSYYLGLEPFYPGLGCSLVIVTIFNRKKREHLHADRFEK